From Ascaphus truei isolate aAscTru1 chromosome 20, aAscTru1.hap1, whole genome shotgun sequence, one genomic window encodes:
- the SH3BP5L gene encoding SH3 domain-binding protein 5-like, whose amino-acid sequence MEGREGPPCEVRLPTPGAEREGHVHQELACHGETSPDVKRKSECASDVKREAGEIEEELDPRIQEELERLNQASEEINLLELQLDDARTAYRRILSESARRLNAHATQLGGCIDKARPYYEARRLAKEAQQDTHSAALRYERAVSMHGAAREMVFVAEQGVTADKNRLDPTWQEMLNHATCKVNEAEEERLHSEFEHQRVTRQCHAAEARVQTLQKSLRRVIMKSRPYFELKAQFNTVLEEHKSRVTCLEVSVSQAKLLYSATLRSLELISEEIHARRTQGLLLPLRTPPLGAEAPPPTQDGEEGPAADTVSLLSLQTIASDLQKSDSVEHLKGLSDVTSLDGGERGGGECRDGRERGAEVVFRHHRSVSL is encoded by the exons atggaggggagagagggacccCCTTGCGAGGTGAGACTGCCCACTCCGGGGGCTGAGAGAGAGGGACATGTCCACCAGGAGCTGGCGTGTCACGGAGAGACCAGCCCCGATGTGAAGAGAAAAAGCGAGTGCGCTTCGGACGTTAAGAGAGAGGCGGGAGAGATCGAGGAGGAATTAGATCCCAGGATACAG GAGGAATTAGAGCGTCTGAACCAGGCCAGCGAAGAGATCAACCTGCTTGagttacagctggat GATGCCCGCACAGCGTATCGTCGTATACTGTCTGAGTCTGCGAGACGCTTAAACGCTCACGCTACTCAACTCGGAGGGTGTATAGATAAGGCAAGACCATACTATGAAGCTAGGAGACTGGCCAAAgag GCtcaacaggacacacacagcgCTGCTCTGCGGTATGAGAGAGCGGTCAGTATGCACGGAGCTGCCCGGGAAATGGTCTTCGTGGCAGAGCAGGGAGTTACTGCCGATAAGAACAGACTGGACCCAACATGGCAGGAGATGTTAAACCATGCGACATGCAAA GTGAATGAAGCGGAGGAGGAGCGGCTGCACAGCGAGTTTGAGCACCAGCGAGTGACTCGACAGTGTCACGCAGCCGAAGCCAGAGTGCAGACCCTGCAGAAGAGCCTGAGGCGCGTTATCATGAAGAGCCGCCCTTACTTTGAACTGAAGGCTCAGTTCAACACCGTGCTAGAG gaGCATAAGTCACGTGTGACCTGTCTGGAGGTTTCTGTGTCACAAGCAAAGCTGCTTTACTCGGCCACTCTGCGCAGTCTGGAGTTAATCAGCGAGGAAATTCATGCACGTCGCACTCAAGGGCTCCTCTTACCCCTCCGAACCCCGCCCCTGGGAGCCGaagcccctccccccacccaggaCGGGGAGGAAGGCCCCGCTGCTGACACTGTTTCCCTCCTCAGCCTGCAGACCATTGCGTCCGACCTGCAGAAGAGCGACTCTGTGGAGCATCTGAAGGGCTTGAGCGATGTGACCAGTCTAGatggcggagagaggggggggggagagtgcagagatgggagggaaagaggggcaGAGGTGGTCTTCAGACATCACAGGAGTGTGAGTCTGTGA